Within Miscanthus floridulus cultivar M001 unplaced genomic scaffold, ASM1932011v1 fs_487_3_4, whole genome shotgun sequence, the genomic segment TACCACCAGGTGCGCATGCACCCGGCCGAcgtccacaagacggcgttccgcacccacgatggcctctacgagttcctggtgatgccgttcGGCCTGTGCAATGCGCCGGCGACATTCCAGTCCCTGATGAATGATGTACTCCGCCCGTTCCTCCGTCGCTTTGTACTTGTTTTCTTTGACGACATCTTGATTTATAGTCGTTCATGGGCGGATCATCTACGACACCTCCGTGCCGTCCTCACCGAGCTGCGCCAACACCACCTCTTCATCAAGCGCTCCAAGTGTGCGTTCGGGGTGACGGCGATCTCCTACCTCGGCCACACCATCTCGGAAGACGGCGTTGCCATGGATGCGGCCAAGGTTCAGGCCATCCACGACTGGCCAGTACCCCGCTCGGCGCGCGCGGTCCGGGGGTTCCTCGGCCTGGCCGGATATTACAGGAAGTTCGTCCGCAACTATGGCGAGGTGGCAGCACCACTCACGGCGCTCACCACGAAGGAGGGTTTCGCATGGGGCCCTGCGGCCGCCGCGGCGTTCGCTGCCCTCAAGGCTGCGGTGACCTCGGCGCCCATCCTCGAAATGCCGGACTTCACCAAGCCGTTCATCGTCGAGTGTGATGCCTCCTCCCACGGTTTCGGTGCTGTCCTCGTGCAAGACGGGCATCCCGTGGCGTTTTTCAGCAGGCAGGTGGCTCCACGGCATCGCGCTCTGGCGGCGTACGAGCGCGAGCTCATTGGGCTCGTTCATGCAGTGCGGCATTGGCGGCCGTACTTGTGGGGGCGTCGCTTCGTCGTCAAGACCGACCACTATAGCCTCAAGTACCTGCTAGATCAACGACTCGCGACCATCCCACAGCATCATTGGGTGGGCAAGCTATTGGGCTTCGACTTCACGGTGGAGTACAAGCCCGGGGCGGCCAACGCCGTGGCGGACGCGCTGTCCCGCCGCGACACGTCAGAGGAGGGCACGCTGCTCGCGCTGTCCGCGCCACGTTTCGACTTCCTGGCACGGCTGCGTCAACTACAGAACACTGACCCCGGCTTGGTCGCCCTGCGGGAGGAGATTGCGGGTGGCTCTCGTGGGGCGCCCTGGACGATCGTCGACGGCCTGGTCCAGTTTGCTGACCGCCTGTACCTCCCGCCGACGTCGCCGATGGTCCAGGAGATCATGGAGGCGGTGCACCAGGACGGGCATGAAGGCGTACAGCGCACGCTTCATCGCCTGCGCCGAGATTTCCATTTTCCTAACATGAAAAAGTTAGTGCAGGACATGGTGCGCGCCTGCGACGTCTGTCAACGTTACAAATCGGAACATCTCCACCCAGCCGGCCTGCTCTTGCCATTGCCAGTGCCGCAGGGGGTCTGGACGGACGTGGCGCTCGACTTTGTCGAGGCACTGCCGCGGGTGCGTGGCAAGACCGTCATCCTTACGGTGGTGGACAGGTTCAGCAAGTACGCCCACTTCATTCCATTGGCGCACCCGTACTCCACCGAATCTGTCGCTCAAGCCTTCTTTGCCGACATCGTGCGTCTACACGGCGTGCCGCAGTCTTTGGTGTCCGACCGCGACCCCGTCTTCACCTCGACGTTCTGGCGCGAGCTCATGCGCTTGGTGGGCGCCAAAATGCACATGACGACGGCCTTCCACCCCCAGTCCGACGGCCAGTCCGAGGCGGCTAACCGCGTCATCATAATGTATTTGCGGTGCTTTACAGGTGATCGCCCCCGACAGTGGCTCCGCTGGCTCCCTTGGGCGGAATATACATTCAACACGGCGTATCAGTGCTCGCTAAAGGACACGCCGTTCCGCGTCGTCTATGGGCACGACCCGCCAAGCATCAGGTCCTACGAGCCAGGCGAGTCCCGGGTGCCTGCCGTTGCCAAGTCCATGGAGGAACGCGATCAGTTCTTGGCTGATGTTCGCTACCGCTTGGAACAAGCTCAAGCCACGCAGAAGCTTCACTACGACAAGGCACATCGACATGTGGTCTACAACGTCGGCGACTGGGTACTCCTTCGCCTTCGCCAGCGCACGGTATCGTCACTTCCCCAGGCGGTCACCGGCAAGCTCAGGCCACGTTTCTTCGGGCCTACCGCATCACCGAACTGATCAACGACGTCGCCGTCCGTCTCGCCCTGCCGCCACGCGCCCGCATCCATGATGTGTTCCACGTCGGGCTGTTGAAGAAGTTCCATGGTCCTCCGCCAGACGCGACCCTGCCTCTTCCACCGCTGCTGCATGGAGCGGTCGTTCCGGAGCCTGAACGCGCGGTGCGTGCGCGTCTGGCTCGTGGCGTGCATCAGGTACTCATTCACTGGAAGGGTGAGACAGCCGCCAATGCTACGTGGGAAGATGTTGCAGAGTTCCGCGCGAAGTATCCAGGATTCCAGCTCGCGGACGAGCTGCTActcgagggggggagagatgtcatggttGGACATCACTACGCTAGGCGTCGCCGCGCACGGGACATCAGGCGCGACGCTGAGCGCGCGGCGCGCGCAACAGACGAAGCTGAAGACACGGACGTGGCTAGTGGCTGAGGATGTTTTTAGAGATAGCTTTCTATTATTAGTTCCTAAATCAAAGGAGATTTGTTACTCCTGTTAGTTGGGCCAATGGCCGCATATATATTGCTGTAATCGGTGAACGCTGGCGGAGGAAAAAAGAATTATCAATCTATCTTCCTCGTCATCCTCTTAAGCCTACGGCCTGGGCAACCAGCCGGAGAAGACCAAGCCTGCGGCAAGgttacctcgccggagaagacgacgGACCGAGACTACGAGTTGCGCAGTCGAGGGCCAGCTACCCTAGATCATAGCGCCCTTGACAAAAACCATGTTTTCATGGAACAAAGATTCATACCGTTAGTAAATGTTAAGTCTGAATATACAAAACTTAGTGATAGACGAAAACTAGATGATGCTAGTGACGACAGGAAACCAAAGCGCCACATGGTTCTTATGAGAGGGTTTAATATTTCCCTTTCAGGGATGCTGTGAGCAATGGACAGCGCTATCAGGTGATGTGGCAAGAAGTTGTTGCCATTAAAAAGGTAATATCATTTTTCTCTCAGTACTGTGATGAACTTGTACTGTTTTCTGAAGTGACCTCTTTTGTTCCACGAACATAGGCATGTAGCTATTTGGAGCCTGATTATATGCCGTCCGTGACCTTTGTGGTGCTCCAGAAGCGTCGCCGTGCACGGTTTTTCACTGGTAATAACGAGCGTAGGGACCGGATGTTTAATGGTTCGGGAAATGTCTTGCCTGGTTAGTTGCCACTTCACTTGTTGTTCATTGACTGTAGACCCTAAATGTCACTTCTGAACTGAACAAATGTCACTGTTGATCTTTTTAATTTCCTTTCAGGAACTGTGGTTGATTCAGATATATGCCACCCAAATGAGTTTGGATTTTACCTGTGCAGCCAAATTGTAACTCAGGTTATTTTTACCTGTCCAGATAAAATTTAATTTAATTTGACCTGTCCAAATAAAATTTATCTTTGCGTGCGTGCTGATTATTGGCCATTAAAACGTCCAATATATATCCTTTGTAGGGAACGATCCAGCCTGCGCATTATCACATATTGTGGGATGAGAACAGATTTGCGGCTGATACTTTCCAGTGCCTCACAAACTACCTGTGCTACACGTAATCATATATCTCTCTCGCCCGTGTGTTGTATGTACTCCTTGACATCAACTTTTCTACACCGACCTGTTATTGACCATGGCTCTTTGTGTTGCAGCTATGTTGGGTGCACTCATTCTGTATCAATCGGTAAGTACAAGCCGTTCACCATCGTATATATCTTATTACAGTGTACCTGCTATGGTTTTGATGGGAGAAAAGAACAGAGATTTTTATCAGTGTTGCGTACTGTTGCGATGATGGGTTCAAGTGTTGGAACTCTGCATGCAGTGCCTCCGGTGTTGTACGCTCGTCTTATGGCTTCACGGTGTCGATTGTACATGGAACGTACTTCCTCTGACTCTGAGAAGGTAGATGAAGGCCATGCTCCCTCCGGCCGCTTCTGAAGCATCCGATACAAGTGGGGCCACAAGCAGGTCTCTTCCTACTGTAAAGGACAATGTGAAGCAAGGCGTGTTTTACTGCTAAGTTTAAGTTTGAGTTTGAGTTTGAGGGAACCTAATTAACATACTGACAGCAGTTTAGTTGTGTGGCTTCATTCCTGCATCTCTCTGTTAGGTATATAAATGCTGTGCACCAGCATTCTGACCCCGCATTC encodes:
- the LOC136531957 gene encoding protein argonaute 1B-like; this encodes MWQEVVAIKKACSYLEPDYMPSVTFVVLQKRRRARFFTGNNERRDRMFNGSGNVLPGTVVDSDICHPNEFGFYLCSQIVTQGTIQPAHYHILWDENRFAADTFQCLTNYLCYTYVGCTHSVSIVPPVLYARLMASRCRLYMERTSSDSEKVDEGHAPSGRF